A section of the Branchiostoma lanceolatum isolate klBraLanc5 chromosome 19, klBraLanc5.hap2, whole genome shotgun sequence genome encodes:
- the LOC136425860 gene encoding uncharacterized protein translates to MATLIDTSYAGMIRRVKREPGEKSLSERLQFLMEKMDRVMADQDERSLAEEDDVDKDEMEAREMEEEREMEEEEEDLDEDDMEARGMQEEREMQEERVMEEEEEDLDEDEVEAREMQEEREMEEEREMEKEDLDENKVEEREMQEEREMGEEEDIDEDDFDDDVEGQLGT, encoded by the exons ATGGCAACTTTGATTGACACATCGTACGCCGGGATGATCAGGCGAGTCAAGCGAGAGCCAGGGGAAA AGAGCCTGAGTGAACGTTTGCAGTTCCTTATGGAAAAGATGGACAGGGTCATGGCAG ATCAGGACGAGAGGAGTCTGGCGGAAGAGGATGACGTCGACAAAGACGAAATGGAAGCGAGAGAAATGGAGGAAGAAAGGGAgatggaggaagaagaagaagacttaGACGAAGATGATATGGAAGCGAGAGGGATGCaagaagagagagagatgcaAGAAGAGAGGGtgatggaagaagaagaagaagacttaGACGAAGATGAAGTGGAAGCGAGAGAGATGCAAGAAGAAAGAGAAATGGAGGAAGAAAGGGAGATGGAAAAAGAAGATCTAGACGAAAATAAAGTGGAAGAAAGAGAGATGCAGGAAGAAAGAGAAATGGGGGAGGAAGAAGATATCGATGAAGATGATTTCGACGACGACGTAGAGGGACAATTAGGTACGTAG
- the LOC136425997 gene encoding aspartic and glutamic acid-rich protein-like: MKWCVRLLALVAMATLIDTSYAGVIRRVKRETGEDNLSERLQFLLEKMDSVLGDQDERGLEEEDDVDEDFDEDEMEAREMEEEREMEEEEDLDEDELEAREMEEEREMEEEEDLDEDELEAREMEEEREMEEEEDLDEDALEDREMQEEREMEEEEEDVDDDDVEEQLDDAQLALRELQDQLQEPAEGNEAMASINARLSQLVNQLQTLKEMRGMAEEEDLDAPEEQEEEARAMDEDEMANEEDEELAAMGLDENVDEEAREMAEEEEAEMDETADGEEVGLEQDLQLVDLEAQDAQIEDAREMAEQDPDAPEELENEETDGLAALAAQLSNLEQQLRETMDDEEVDNTEVEDTLEQVGRFLEEPVQAPEEEQVQGNAEWVAGEYAEMPANDFSD; this comes from the exons ATGAAGTGGTGTGTTCGTCTGCTGgcccttgttgccatggcaactttgATTGACACCTCGTACGCCGGGGTGATCAGGCGAGTCAAGCGAGAGACGGGGGAAG ATAACCTGAGTGAACGGTTGCAGTTCCTCCTGGAAAAGATGGATAGTGTCTTGGGAG ATCAGGACGAGAGGGGCCTGGAGGAAGAGGATGACGTCGACGAAGACTTCGACGAAGACGAAATGGAAGCAAGAGAAATGGAGGAAGAAAGGGAgatggaggaagaagaagatctAGACGAAGACGAACTGGAAGCGAGAGAAATGGAGGAAGAAAGGGAgatggaggaagaagaagatctAGACGAAGACGAATTGGAAGCGAGAGAAATGGAAGAAGAGAGGGagatggaagaagaagaagatctaGACGAAGATGCACTGGAAGATAGAGAGATGCAAGAAGAAAGAGAGatggaagaggaggaagaagatgtCGACGACGACGACGTAGAGGAACAACTCG ATGATGCCCAGCTGGCACTGAGAGAGCTACAGGACCAACTTCAGGAGCCCGCGGAGG GTAATGAAGCGATGGCCAGTATCAACGCACGGCTTTCTCAACTGGTGAACCAACTGCAGACGCTGAAGGAGATGAGGGGTATGGCGGAGGAGGAGGATTTAGACGCGCCAGAGGAGCAAGAGGAGGAGGCGAGAGCTATGGATGAGGATGAGATGGCCAATGAGGAGGATGAGGAGTTGGCAGCGATGGGGTTGGACGAGAACGTTGATGAGGAGGCGAGGGAGATGGCAGAAGAGGAGGAAGCAGAGATGGATGAGACCGCTGATGGGGAGGAAGTTGGGTTGGAGCAGGATCTACAGTTGGTTGACCTGGAGGCTCAAGACGCTCAGATCGAAGACGCGAGGGAGATGGCCGAACAAGACCCAGATGCGCCAGAAGAACTGG AAAACGAGGAGACCGATGGACTGGCCGCCTTGGCCGCCCAGCTGTCTAACTTGGAGCAGCAACTGCGCGAGACCATGG ATGATGAGGAAGTAGATAACACTGAGGTGGAGGATACTCTGGAGCAGGTTGGGCGTTTCCTGGAGGAACCTGTCCAAGCTCCGGAGGAGGAGCAGGTCCAAG GCAATGCCGAGTGGGTTGCCGGAGAATACGCAGAAATGCCGGCGAACGATTTCTCAG ATTAG
- the LOC136425859 gene encoding rho GDP-dissociation inhibitor 1-like: MVIVLRPENEETDGLAALAAQLSNLELQLRETMDDPANVRVLKMALVVDGRPDLELDLSGADLSTLKDKPFVIKEGVEYRIKIIFRVQHEIVAGLRYHQVITRKGVKVDKSTYMVGSYGPKKTEHSYMTPVEEAPKGMLQRGHYKVNSKLIDDDKNVILEWDWAFDIKKYWE, encoded by the exons ATGGTAATTGTTTTACGTCCAGAAAACGAGGAGACCGATGGACTCGCCGCCCTCGCTGCCCAGCTGTCTAACTTGGAGCTGCAACTCCGCGAGACCATGG ATGATCCAGCCAACGTTCGAGTATTGAAAATGGCTCTGGTTGTGGATGGTCGTCCTGATTTGGAGTTGGACTTATCAGGAG CGGACCTGAGCACCTTGAAGGACAAGCCATTCGTAATCAAGGAAGGGGTGGAATATAGGATAAAGATCATCTTCAGG GTCCAACATGAGATTGTGGCAGGACTTAGGTATCACCAAGTGATCACCAGGAAAGGAGTCAAAG TGGACAAGTCCACGTACATGGTGGGAAGCTATGGACCGAAGAAGACGGAGCATTCGTACATGACCCCGGTAGAGGAGGCGCCTAAGGGGATGTTGCAACGTGGCCACTACAAGGTCAATAGTAAACTCATTGACGACGACAAAAACGTCATCCTGGAGTGGGACTGGGCGTTCGACATCAAGAAATACTGGGAGTAA